The Ciconia boyciana chromosome 2, ASM3463844v1, whole genome shotgun sequence genome has a segment encoding these proteins:
- the LOC140648642 gene encoding uncharacterized protein isoform X1 has product MDASGALASAPSSAAPSGSRSPMFPPGADREEWGPRFNCAPSTSAAASQAMPASGRKRKANFSNDETETLVWNVVRHFSALYGSEALRAHPVRRKQLWTQIQSRVNFLGYTERSIDDLKHKWRDLRLDVKKKITSKKHLPMNRAGGPLHKPRLTPLEKMVASTFLQASHDSEPEIILDPDLFFPGATKQSFMHLQPGVSHPSIYIDTNGQPSSLPDVEGSAVPRLAVQSPDPSVICEYSRGEGQSSSAESGPELRTPDMSAISPSLRNESLVSYASMSEEEEREGREVERGHGGAVGMQPGPEAPMSAEEDMKLSRQAMLIRRCSSQGSVTSLPEDPLNPVDAHSDWGHEGVSDLPPLGRGLDSSHPEEQAGGPGPEMGALPRVLMGPTWEKPTAEEEPPARSPLHGALTEESLPSSASPPGDAPAAPGPPRGLGCSRLREDRRESWRTNIHHLLDLEEQWDQLYHQELAMWQEERATQREERARDRELQFRLLGVLTDIRDELRYLRQERASARQSQAPPAEPRPDPSPLLEQPKAEPSFPEPQAGTASWGETAVPSRSPFGNRGRGRRRGRPRGSASRHRRLFLTNS; this is encoded by the exons ATGGATGCCTCGGGGGCTCTTGCTTCGGCTCCCTCCTCCGCGGCTCCCTCGGGCTCCCGCAGCCCCATGTTCCCCCCAGGAGCTGACAGAGAGGAGTGGGGACCGAGGTTCAATTGTGCCCCTTCCACCTCTGCCGCAGCCTCGCAGGCGATGCCAGCGTCTGGCCGGAAGAGGAAGGCCAACTTCTCCAATGACGAGACTGAGACGCTGGTCTGGAATGTGGTCCGGCATTTCAGCGCCCTGTATGGGTCTGAAGCCCTGCGGGCTCACCCCGTGCGGCGGAAGCAGCTCTGGACCCAAATCCAAAGCCGCGTCAACTTCCTGGGCTACACCGAACGCTCCATCGACGACCTCAAGCACAAGTGGCGTGACCTGCGGTTGGACGTCAAGAAAAAGATCACCTCCAAGAAGCACCTGCCCATGAACCGCGCCGGCGGGCCCCTCCACAAGCCGCGCCTCACGCCCCTGGAGAAGATGGTGGCTTCCACCTTCTTGCAGGCCAGCCACGACTCGGAGCCCGAAATCATCTTGGACCCAG ATCTGTTCTTCCCCGGTGCGACCAAGCAGTCCTTCATGCACCTGCAGCCCGGTGTGAGCCACCCCAGCATCTACATCGACACCAACGGGCAGCCCTCGTCCCTGCCGGACGTGGAGGGCTCTGCCGTGCCCCGGCTGGCGGTGCAGAGCCCCGACCCCTCCGTCATCTGCGAGTACAGCCGAGGGGAAGGACAGAGCAGTTCGG ctgagTCGGGACCGGAGCTGCGGACTCCAGACATGTCAGCCATTTCCCCATCCCTGCGAAACGAGTCCCTCGTCTCCTACGCCTCCATGTCGGAGGAGGAGGAACGGGAAGGCCGGGAGGTGGAGAGAGGCCACGGCGGGGCCGTGGGGATGCAGCCCGGGCCCGAGGCCCCCATGTCTGCGGAGGAAGACATGAAACTGTCCCGCCAGGCCATGCTGATCCGCAGGTGCAGCTCCCAGGGCTCTGTCACCTCCCTGCCCGAGGACCCTCTCAACCCCGTGGACGCTCACTCGGACTGGGGCCACGAGGGGGTGTCCGACCTGCCCCCCCTGGGCCGTGGGCTCGACTCCTCGCACCCCGAGGAGCAGGCGGGGGGCCCGGGCCCGGAGATGGGCGCTTTGCCCAGGGTACTGATGGGGCCCACCTGGGAGAAGCCAACGGCCGAGGAGGAGCCCCCGGCCCGCTCCCCGCTGCACGGCGCCCTGACCGAGGAGTCGCTGCCCTCCTCCGCCTCCCCCCCGGGGGatgcccccgccgcccccggcccgccccgcggccTGGGCTGCTCCCGCCTGCGGGAGGACCGCCGGGAGAGCTGGAGGACTAACATCCATCACCTGCTGGACCTGGAGGAGCAGTGGGACCAGCTGTACCACCAGGAGCTGGCCATGTGGCAGGAGGAGCGGGCCACCCAGCGCGAGGAGAGGGCCCGTGACCGCGAGCTCCAGTTTCGCCTGCTGGGCGTCCTGACGGACATCCGCGACGAGCTGCGCTACCTGCGCCAGGAAAGGGCCAGCGCCCGGCAGAGCCAGGCGCCGCCGGCCGAGCCCCGGCCGGACCCCAGCCCGCTCCTCGAGCAGCCCAAAGCCGAGCCCAGCTTCCCTGAGCCGCAGGCCGGGACCGCCAGCTGGGGAGAGACCGCCGTGCCCAGCCGAAGCCCCTTCGGGaaccggggccggggccggcgtCGGGGCCGGCCACGCGGCTCTGCCTCCAGACACAGACGGCTCTTCCTCACCAACAGCTAG
- the LOC140648642 gene encoding uncharacterized protein isoform X2 encodes MPASGRKRKANFSNDETETLVWNVVRHFSALYGSEALRAHPVRRKQLWTQIQSRVNFLGYTERSIDDLKHKWRDLRLDVKKKITSKKHLPMNRAGGPLHKPRLTPLEKMVASTFLQASHDSEPEIILDPDLFFPGATKQSFMHLQPGVSHPSIYIDTNGQPSSLPDVEGSAVPRLAVQSPDPSVICEYSRGEGQSSSAESGPELRTPDMSAISPSLRNESLVSYASMSEEEEREGREVERGHGGAVGMQPGPEAPMSAEEDMKLSRQAMLIRRCSSQGSVTSLPEDPLNPVDAHSDWGHEGVSDLPPLGRGLDSSHPEEQAGGPGPEMGALPRVLMGPTWEKPTAEEEPPARSPLHGALTEESLPSSASPPGDAPAAPGPPRGLGCSRLREDRRESWRTNIHHLLDLEEQWDQLYHQELAMWQEERATQREERARDRELQFRLLGVLTDIRDELRYLRQERASARQSQAPPAEPRPDPSPLLEQPKAEPSFPEPQAGTASWGETAVPSRSPFGNRGRGRRRGRPRGSASRHRRLFLTNS; translated from the exons ATGCCAGCGTCTGGCCGGAAGAGGAAGGCCAACTTCTCCAATGACGAGACTGAGACGCTGGTCTGGAATGTGGTCCGGCATTTCAGCGCCCTGTATGGGTCTGAAGCCCTGCGGGCTCACCCCGTGCGGCGGAAGCAGCTCTGGACCCAAATCCAAAGCCGCGTCAACTTCCTGGGCTACACCGAACGCTCCATCGACGACCTCAAGCACAAGTGGCGTGACCTGCGGTTGGACGTCAAGAAAAAGATCACCTCCAAGAAGCACCTGCCCATGAACCGCGCCGGCGGGCCCCTCCACAAGCCGCGCCTCACGCCCCTGGAGAAGATGGTGGCTTCCACCTTCTTGCAGGCCAGCCACGACTCGGAGCCCGAAATCATCTTGGACCCAG ATCTGTTCTTCCCCGGTGCGACCAAGCAGTCCTTCATGCACCTGCAGCCCGGTGTGAGCCACCCCAGCATCTACATCGACACCAACGGGCAGCCCTCGTCCCTGCCGGACGTGGAGGGCTCTGCCGTGCCCCGGCTGGCGGTGCAGAGCCCCGACCCCTCCGTCATCTGCGAGTACAGCCGAGGGGAAGGACAGAGCAGTTCGG ctgagTCGGGACCGGAGCTGCGGACTCCAGACATGTCAGCCATTTCCCCATCCCTGCGAAACGAGTCCCTCGTCTCCTACGCCTCCATGTCGGAGGAGGAGGAACGGGAAGGCCGGGAGGTGGAGAGAGGCCACGGCGGGGCCGTGGGGATGCAGCCCGGGCCCGAGGCCCCCATGTCTGCGGAGGAAGACATGAAACTGTCCCGCCAGGCCATGCTGATCCGCAGGTGCAGCTCCCAGGGCTCTGTCACCTCCCTGCCCGAGGACCCTCTCAACCCCGTGGACGCTCACTCGGACTGGGGCCACGAGGGGGTGTCCGACCTGCCCCCCCTGGGCCGTGGGCTCGACTCCTCGCACCCCGAGGAGCAGGCGGGGGGCCCGGGCCCGGAGATGGGCGCTTTGCCCAGGGTACTGATGGGGCCCACCTGGGAGAAGCCAACGGCCGAGGAGGAGCCCCCGGCCCGCTCCCCGCTGCACGGCGCCCTGACCGAGGAGTCGCTGCCCTCCTCCGCCTCCCCCCCGGGGGatgcccccgccgcccccggcccgccccgcggccTGGGCTGCTCCCGCCTGCGGGAGGACCGCCGGGAGAGCTGGAGGACTAACATCCATCACCTGCTGGACCTGGAGGAGCAGTGGGACCAGCTGTACCACCAGGAGCTGGCCATGTGGCAGGAGGAGCGGGCCACCCAGCGCGAGGAGAGGGCCCGTGACCGCGAGCTCCAGTTTCGCCTGCTGGGCGTCCTGACGGACATCCGCGACGAGCTGCGCTACCTGCGCCAGGAAAGGGCCAGCGCCCGGCAGAGCCAGGCGCCGCCGGCCGAGCCCCGGCCGGACCCCAGCCCGCTCCTCGAGCAGCCCAAAGCCGAGCCCAGCTTCCCTGAGCCGCAGGCCGGGACCGCCAGCTGGGGAGAGACCGCCGTGCCCAGCCGAAGCCCCTTCGGGaaccggggccggggccggcgtCGGGGCCGGCCACGCGGCTCTGCCTCCAGACACAGACGGCTCTTCCTCACCAACAGCTAG